A DNA window from Pleurodeles waltl isolate 20211129_DDA chromosome 12, aPleWal1.hap1.20221129, whole genome shotgun sequence contains the following coding sequences:
- the LOC138267776 gene encoding cold-inducible RNA-binding protein-like produces the protein MSSNSSDEGKLFVGGLSFDTNEQSLETAFGKFGPVCDAVVVKDRETGRSRGFGFVTFRNTDDAKDALQGMNGENLDGRQIRVDLAGKSSGGGRGGGGGYRGGSGGGRGYSRGGGDSYGRSGGYGGGSRDYYGGGGGGGGGRSGGYDRSGGSYYDN, from the exons atgtcttctaattcttctgatGAAGGGAAGCTGTTCGTGGGGGGCCTGAGCTTCGACACCAACGAGCAGAGCCTGGAGACGGCCTTCGGTAAATTCGGACCCGTGTGCGACG CCGTGGTGGTGAAGGACCGGGAGACCGGCAGATCCCGCGGCTTCGGCTTCGTCACCTTCAGGAACACGGACGACGCCAAGGACGCGCTGCAGGGCATGAACGGCGAGAACCTGGACGGCCGGCAGATCCGCGTGGACCTGGCCGGGAAGTCCTCGGGCGGCGGCCGAGGCGGCGGCGGAGGATACCGAGGCGGCTCCGGCGGCGGCCGCGGATACTCTCGAG GCGGTGGAGACAGCTACGGCAGAAGCGGCGGCTACGGCGGCGGCTCCCGGGACTACtacggaggaggaggaggcggcggcggcgGCAGGAGCGGCGGATACGACCGCTCAGGTGGATCCTATTACGACAACTAA